A genomic region of Sulfobacillus acidophilus DSM 10332 contains the following coding sequences:
- a CDS encoding Undecaprenyl-phosphate galactose phosphotransferase (PFAM: Bacterial sugar transferase~COGs: COG2148 Sugar transferase involved in lipopolysaccharide synthesis~InterPro IPR003362~KEGG: sgy:Sgly_2999 undecaprenyl-phosphate galactose phosphotransferase~PFAM: Bacterial sugar transferase~PRIAM: Undecaprenyl-phosphate galactose phosphotransferase~SPTR: Bacterial sugar transferase) — protein sequence MDKPDFLVKRAFDMVVALVLFVVTLPLMGWISWRIRRESPGSVIFRQTRIGRYGRPFVLYKFRTMVEGAEKLWVAPQTTEALEHYRFQDDHDARITPFGRFLRNTSLDELPQLVNVLKGEMSLVGPRPEIPEIVLLYPPEAHRRHRCLPGLTGLAQVMGRGDLTTQESLRYDLQYCQEWSLGLDLKILWLTVRAVFKRQGAY from the coding sequence GTGGACAAACCGGATTTCCTGGTCAAACGGGCTTTCGACATGGTGGTGGCCCTGGTGTTGTTTGTGGTGACGTTACCGCTTATGGGGTGGATTAGTTGGCGCATCCGTCGGGAATCGCCCGGGTCGGTGATCTTTCGCCAGACTCGGATTGGTCGCTATGGTCGCCCGTTTGTGCTCTATAAATTCCGCACCATGGTCGAGGGGGCGGAAAAGTTGTGGGTGGCTCCCCAAACCACCGAGGCCCTGGAACATTATCGGTTTCAAGATGATCACGACGCCCGGATTACACCGTTTGGTCGGTTTTTGCGCAATACGTCACTGGATGAGTTGCCCCAATTAGTCAATGTATTAAAGGGAGAGATGTCTTTAGTCGGGCCGCGGCCGGAAATCCCGGAAATCGTGTTACTCTACCCCCCCGAAGCCCATCGTCGCCATCGATGCCTTCCGGGCTTGACCGGATTGGCCCAGGTGATGGGGCGCGGTGATCTGACGACTCAGGAATCCTTACGCTACGATTTGCAGTATTGTCAGGAATGGTCATTGGGACTCGACTTGAAGATTTTATGGCTAACGGTACGGGCGGTATTTAAACGCCAGGGAGCCTATTAG